The following proteins come from a genomic window of Crassostrea angulata isolate pt1a10 chromosome 1, ASM2561291v2, whole genome shotgun sequence:
- the LOC128167293 gene encoding uncharacterized protein LOC128167293, with the protein MSHDHRMIHTSVPTVLYDEYGFIRSPYDQYGSSTNYIVMVKYDQTRSLRLYKADNLKQQSTCYTMPPKKRKVPKRIPTVEDSPRENTKRATKAPRPLQPVDPDELEDPLTLPDEIPKDADSDASSMDPPGTAAPMKKRTIQRITRKLTDAEEVDVIEWIQANSSIFNKANAEYKNTKKRDQFADKDAQLGEGLTGQDLYKWYLGQRTAFTKLIKRPASGSGTVLMTARQQWLVESMSFLMGHCTSIPVRKGVDLTAARKKRYGDAPSQNIPASDPAAPEDAPSAPSTASVHSDSDLLEEREALTQELREMRQERADTAAVTIRQLAHLMRQMTPSLRDQFMTETLASALRYVDLSRQQTQKLPPQQLSSVPAQQH; encoded by the exons ATGTCACACGATCACCGTATGATTCACACGAGTGTACCCACGGTTTTATACGACGAATACGGTTTCATACGATCGCCATACGACCAATACGGTTCAAGTACGAATTATATAGTCATGGTCAAGTACGACCAGACACGGTCTCTACGCCTGTACAAAGCTGACAACTTGAAACAACAGAGTACTTGCTACACAATGCCTCCAAAGAAGAGGAAGGTCCCCAAAAGAATCCCCACCGTGGAAGATTCTCCAAGAGAGAATACAAAAAGGGCCACCAAGGCCCCCCGACCACTTCAACCTGTCGACCCTGATGAGCTGGAGGACCCACTGACACTTCCTGACGAGATACCCAAAGATGCAGATTCGGATGCCAGCTCGATGGACCCTCCAGGAACTGCCGCACCCATGAAAAAGAG AACAATCCAGCGCATCACCAGAAAACTCACCGATGCCGAGGAAGTCGATGTGATAGAGTGGATCCAGGCTAACTCAAGTATTTTTAACAAGGCGAATGCTGAATACAAAAACACGAAGAAGCGGGACCAGTTCGCCGACAAAGACGCCCAGCTTGGAGAGGGGTTGACCGGACAGGACCTATACAAATGGTATCTTGGGCAGCGTACGGCGTTTACAAAGTTGATCAAGCGTCCGGCAAGTGGCAGTGGTACAGTCTTGATGACCGCCCGACAGCAGTGGTTGGTAGAGAGCATGTCCTTCCTCATGGGGCATTGTACATCGATCCCCGTACGGAAAGGTGTGGAT TTGACTGCTGCCAGGAAGAAGCGGTACGGCGATGCACCCTCACAGAACATACCAGCCTCAGACCCAGCTGCACCAGAAGATGCACCGTCTGCACCTTCTACAGCTTCAGTCCACTCAGATTCAGATCTGCTAGAAGAAAGGGAAGCT TTGACACAGGAGTTGAGAGAAATGAGACAAGAAAGGGCTGACACGGCAGCTGTCACCATCAGACAACTGGCACACTTAATGCGCCAAATGACGCCATCTCTCCGGGATCAGTTCATGACCGAAACCCTTGCCTCTGCCTTGCGTTATGTGGACCTCTCCAGGCAGCAGACCCAGAAGCTGCCACCCCAGCAGCTTTCCTCTGTACCAGCACAGCAGCATTAG